From the genome of Eublepharis macularius isolate TG4126 chromosome 12, MPM_Emac_v1.0, whole genome shotgun sequence, one region includes:
- the EPS8L1 gene encoding epidermal growth factor receptor kinase substrate 8-like protein 1, which yields MSDSGSYGDVPKPSARSIYEQRKKYSSVVMADVSQYAVNHLVTFSIGQEDDLRTVEDTIRKLSVMDAQGKIWAQEMLLQVNGSAIKLLDVNSKEELENYGLAAVIRCEAVRPETRARSLLLLVCQEPSQLKPEVYFFECDHVGAELIQQDVSSALTDFKSGGNALRKEALRATQKWLGNQSRESLCTAVQPPRPVPSRTKVIAPLSPRLDPDEKQSSGLSPTQPDLALIRIEQDVELLNRVFDDIEAFMGKLQKCAEAFRVLDQRKRSSRGRSREPGEGLLTLRARPPPEEEFADTLAKMKYSFSLLARLRSNIMNPSSEELIHFLFGPLRMVVESSGGPEFASELRSPLLTLEAVTLLRSCLGEREAELWHSLGENWTKARVDFPREYAASYTPTFQSGWEPPHLDAYGQPWEDAVEMQHRHEERRAQQSAPTIAANGHKHVIKRVSCTYDFVARNSNELSVLQGEVLEVLDDSRKWWKVQNQYSQIGYVPYNIVTPLLPGDDSNPQDHNRTVQVNGTNSAKTQAPKTPPQPPPKTRTPFQNGRRWASAEGLNVDLSDRERFSSVNEELALRLANGTSGRSKTLQIQRAPDTNVPLGYDSDPAQVQAWLEAKGFDPLTVKALGVLSGAQLFSLQKEEFKAVSPEQGARVYSQVTVQRALLEDSGKISELEAVMEKQKRKVEGI from the exons ATGAGCGACTCAGGAAG CTATGGTGACGTCCCCAAGCCTAGTGCCAGATCCATCTATG AGCAGAGGAAAAAATATTCCAGCGTCGTCATGGCGGACGTCTCCCAGTATGCTGTCAAT CACCTCGTGACTTTCTCCATTGGGCAAGAGGATGATTTAAGGACTGTGGAGGATACGATAAGGAAACTGTCTGTTATGGATGCCCAAGGGAAGATCTGGGCTCAGGAGATGCTGCTTCAAGTCAATGGATCAGCCATTAAACTCTTGGACGTAAACTCCAAG GAAGAGCTGGAGAACTATGGATTAGCAGCTGTGATTCGTTGCGAGGCTGTCCGACCTGAGACACGTGCCCGGTCCCTGCTTCTGCTTGTGTGCCAGGAGCCCAGTCAGCTCAAACCAGAGGTCTACTTCTTTGAGTGTGACCATGTTGGG GCTGAATTGATCCAGCAGGATGTTAGCAGCGCTTTGACGGACTTCAAGTCTGGGGGTAACGCCCTGAGGAAAGAGGCACTCAG AGCTACCCAGAAATGGCTGGGCAACCAGAGCAGAGAGTCTCTGTGCACTGCGGTTCAGCCCCCCAGGCCGGTGCCTTCCAGGACAAAAGTCATCGCCCCCCTGTCCCCTAGACTGGATCCAGATGAAAAGCAGTCTAGTG GCCTTTCACCAACTCAACCCGATCTGGCCCTCATCCGTATCGAGCAAGATGTG GAGCTGCTGAATCGGGTGTTTGACGATATAGAAGCCTTCATGGGGAAGCTGCAGAAGTGTGCTGAAGCCTTCCGTGTGCTGGATCAACGCAAGCGCTCCTCAAGGGGGCGCAGCCGAGAGCCAGGCG AGGGGCTCCTGACCCTCCGAGCTCGGCCCCCTCCTGAAGAAGAATTTGCAGACACTCTGGCTAAGATGAAATATTCCTTCAGCCTTCTG GCACGGCTCAGATCAAACATTATGAACCCTTCCTCAGAGGAGCTGATACATTTTCTCTTTGGTCCCTTGAGGATG GTGGTCGAGTCTTCTGGGGGACCAGAATTTGCTTCTGAGTTACGCAGCCCCTTGCTGACCCTGGAGGCTGTGACCCTGTTGCGGAGCTGCTTGGGGGAACGGGAAGCTGAGCTGTGGCATTCACTAGGTGAAAACTGGACCAAGGCAAG AGTGGACTTCCCCCGGGAATATGCAGCTTCCTACACCCCAACTTTCCAGAGTGGCTGGGAGCCACCCCACCTGGACGCTTACGGGCAGCCTTGGGAAGACGCAGTGGAGATGCAGCACCGACACGAAGAGCGTCGTGCCCAG CAATCAGCTCCCACAATTGCAGCCAACGG ACACAAGCACGTGATCAAGAGAGTAAGCTGCACTTACGACTTTGTAGCCAGAAACAGCAATGAGCTGTCAGTCCTTCAAGGAGAGGTGCTGGAG gtCCTGGATGACAGCAGAAAATGGTGGAAAGTTCAGAACCAGTACAGTCAAATTGGCTATGTGCCTTACAATATTGTTACTCCACTTCTGCCTGGAGATGACAGCAACCCACAAGACCACAACAGAACTGTCCAAGTCAATGGAACCAACTCTGCGAAAACACAAGCACCG AAAACTCCACCTCAGCCACCACCAAagaccagaactccattccaaaaTGGCAGGCGCTGGGCTAGTGCCGAAGGGCTTAACGTGGATCTGAGTGATCGAG agcGTTTCAGCAGCGTCAATGAGGAGCTTGCCCTGAGACTGGCTAATGGGACATCTGGCCGTAGCAAAACACTTCAGATCCAGCGTGCTCCAGATACCAACGTGCCTTTAGGATATGACTCAGACCCTgcccaggtccaagcctggctagAGGCCAAAGGATTCGACCCATT GACTGTAAAGGCCTTGGGAGTTCTGAGTGGAGCTCAGCTCTTCTCCTTGCAAAAAGAAGAGTTCAAAGCCGTCAGCCCAGAGCAAGGAGCTCGAGTCTACAGCCAGGTTACTGTCCAGAGAGCCCTCCTGGAG GATTCTGGGAAAATATCAGAGCTAGAGGCGGTGATGGAGAAGCAGAAAAGGAAAGTAGAGGGCATTTGA